The nucleotide sequence TGCCTAATGTTAATAATTGCACATTTCTCAGACTATCagcaaatggattttttttttaaagctgattaCTTGTCTGAACATTTTGTCTCAGACTTCAGTAACTCAAAGACTGCAAAATTAGTTTCATAATGGCTATAGTGTGATGATAAAATGCAGTTCATGTTTTTCTGTAGCACAGGGCCCAAATATTCTTTATCAAGAAAATTGAAAGCTGCAATAAAAACTGttattgtgtttattattttctagaGGTATCAGAAAAATATCCAATTTTTTGTTCACTACTATCTCATTACTTATGATAGTCAGTGGTGGTAAAGACAGGTTTTCAAAAATTAGCGTAGGGTGGGCAGTTCAATATATGTCTGAAGACTTGCCTAATAAACTATATTTGAATGTCAGTGGCATGACCTTTCAAGTTAGCCAGTTTCCAAGTTTCTTATCAAGGAACCCTGTGATACTAAATTACTATTTATTCATAATTAAAACGACTCAATGCTAATAATATTTTTGGTTCCTGTACtattggttcatgtactatttgGTAACTGTATTGGACTCtttgtgtatttgtgttttattttaatgtgaacATATGCCACCATTTGAAAAACCATTTGTTATTCAATCCTGGTTAAAAATACTAGGAGACTGTTACAGATGCCAAATATTCCTTATTCAGGACAGTGTAACATCACTGATGATATGTGATAAGGTTAAATTTTTTTgatgatatatattctttttacaaGATATTTACACTGCTGGTATTAccatatgaaaagaaataaagtcaatTGATAACTGCCTCATATTTTTATTGTGGGttactttgttttcctttactgGGAATAACCAAGTCGCCTTTATTTTGGATCTAAAGAGTAGTAACACCAACTCTTTACAGCTCACAAGCTCTCAGAAATTTGTTTGAGGGGGGTCTATAACCTgtatcagggcttccccagtggctcagcagtaaagaactacttgcaaagcaggagaggtacgagacatgggttcaatccctgagtcaggtagatcccctggaggagggcacagcaactcactccagtactgttgcctggagaatcgatggacagaggagcctggaaggctacagtccatagggttgaaaagagtcagacactactgaagccactgagcatgcatagCCTGTATCAACAGATGAAAATTTAAGGCCTTTACTTCAGAAACTTTCTCATGAAAGGAAACACAGGCAGCTGAGCTTGGGGGATGAGGAATCATGGCAAAGGGGTATCGGAAAAGCAAACCGAAATAACTTGCCTACAAGTTTGAAGAAGTTAGTTGTAGAAAGAAGTtagttatatacatatgtttctttctttaaagaattaaatagtattttttaataaaactaaaacttgAAAAAAGGAAACTTGTCTCAGAAGAGGTTACCGAATATTTGAAGTTAGGTGAATATAACTAGAAGACAGATGATTTTTTGTGTAAGTATCTCTGACTTAATAAACCAGCAGGACTCGATATGAGTACAACACACCCAGTTGGCAAACAGGAAGACCTAACATGTTTGTTtagctgtgtgtatatatgcttaCTTATAGAGTTCGAAAACTGGGACCACATTCACAGATGTGACTTCACTGCAGAATTTTTACTCTGGAAAAAAAACAGTTCACGTGCTCAATATCTAGAAGTAGTGTTCAGCGTGTGCAGGGAAATggggcagaaaccatcacaacagcTGGCTCCAAAGGACAAAGAGGTTCTCAGCGTCTGCGAGGTGGTCAGTGGAGCAATCATCCACGCAGCTCAGAAACTGAAGGCCTATCTTGGATTTGAAGACACACTGAGCAATCTGTGCCCAGATCCAAACACTCTCAATGAGATCTTCTTAATCCACTTTGTCACTTTCTGCCAAGAGAAAGGAGCTGACAAGTGGCTCACCACCACCAAGATGACCAAGCACCAAGCCTTCCTGTTTGGGGCAGATTGGGTTTGGACCTTCTGGGGATCCGATAAGCAAATACAGCTTCAGCTGGCTGTGCAGACACTGCAGATGGCTTCTCTTCCTCCTGTGGAATCTGACCCCTCCAACCAAGATTCCAAGGCAGAGCAGTCTTTCAGCAAGAAAAGTAGGTTTGACAAGCTGGAAGAATTCTGTAACCTGATAGGAGAGGACTGTCTTGGCCTGTGTATCATCTTTGGTGTGCCAGGAAACCCTAAAGACATCCGAGGAGTTGTCCTGGACAGTGTCAAGAGAGAGACGATGAAGGGTCATCTGCCAGGAGGGACAGCTGTGGCACGATTCATCCTGGAAACGGAAGATTGTATCTCCGTCAGGGAGCTGCTTGGAAACTGTCTGAGTAAGAAAGAGGGGCTGAGAGAGGTGGGCAAGGTTTATATTAGCATCCTCTGAACTGGCCGTGTGGGATGAGACTGACCTgtaagataaaaagaaaacaaaaatatgttctTCTAATAAGTTTATCCTctcatgggatttttttctcccctcgTTCCACCCCACATTGAATGAAAACCATCTCCTGGGTCAAAACCTCCTAGTGTGATTATGGACAGAAAAAAAGCCTACCTGTATTTCagggaaaatggaaatttttagcttaatcttttgtttattattcaacaataaaagtGGGAGGAAAGGATAATAGAGTCACCCTTAAAGTTCAACTTGAAAACAAATTGTGTTTGATAAGAGTAAGTCTAGCATTTAAAGGTGTAAAATGGGTTTTGACTGCTATgggtgggagttggggagggCAAGGGGGTGCATAAGACTACAGAACAGTTTTAGTTGTATTTATTAATACAAAACCAGTTTCATTTCAGGACACAAAAAAAACTGAGCCTGGTTCTCTTCCTCTCTACCCAGGCTCTCACCTCATCCCAAGCTGCCTGCTCTCTGCAGAGAGGACCTTGGTGGGATCCCTCGGGGACTGTTCGAGTGTTAGCTTTACCTATAATTTTTACCCATATCACAATCCATTATGATAATGATTAACATCTATTTAGCATTTgcagtggaaaatcccatggacggaggagcctggaaggctgtagtccatggggtcactgagggtcagacacgactgagtgacttcactttcacttttcactttcatgcatt is from Bubalus bubalis isolate 160015118507 breed Murrah chromosome 4, NDDB_SH_1, whole genome shotgun sequence and encodes:
- the REP15 gene encoding rab15 effector protein — translated: MSTTHPVGKQEDLTCLFSCVYICLLIEFENWDHIHRCDFTAEFLLWKKNSSRAQYLEVVFSVCREMGQKPSQQLAPKDKEVLSVCEVVSGAIIHAAQKLKAYLGFEDTLSNLCPDPNTLNEIFLIHFVTFCQEKGADKWLTTTKMTKHQAFLFGADWVWTFWGSDKQIQLQLAVQTLQMASLPPVESDPSNQDSKAEQSFSKKSRFDKLEEFCNLIGEDCLGLCIIFGVPGNPKDIRGVVLDSVKRETMKGHLPGGTAVARFILETEDCISVRELLGNCLSKKEGLREVGKVYISIL